In Enterobacter cloacae, the following are encoded in one genomic region:
- a CDS encoding fructuronate reductase translates to MKTIASTVLPAHVQQPHYDRQLLRSRIVHFGFGAFHRAHQALLTNRVLNAKGGDWGICEISLFSGDVLMSQLRAQDHLFTVLEKGAEGNQPIIVGAVHECLNAKLDSLAAIIEKFCEPQVAIVSLTITEKGYCIDPATGKLDMQNARILHDLENPAEPHSAPGILVEALHRRRERGLAPFTVLSCDNIPDNGHVVKNAVLGMAQKRSSELAGWIDTHVSFPGTMVDRIVPAATDETLAEITRELGVEDPCAISCEPFIQWVVEDNFVAGRPEWDVAGVQLVQDVLPWEQMKLRMLNGSHSFLAYLGYLAGYPHINECMQDASFREAARQLMLNEQAPTLRITGVDLTAYADSLLDRFANPALRHRTWQIAMDGSQKLPQRMLDGIRVHLERKSAWPLLALGVAGWIRYVSGVDERGNPIDVRDPLGDKIRAIVENTSDTDRVNALLGLNEVFGQDLPLDNVFVDAVNQAYQRIARHGARQAVIETLNI, encoded by the coding sequence ATGAAGACTATTGCCTCCACCGTGCTTCCTGCCCACGTCCAGCAACCTCACTACGATCGCCAGCTTTTACGCTCACGTATCGTTCACTTTGGGTTTGGTGCATTTCACCGCGCGCATCAGGCGTTGTTAACAAACCGGGTGCTAAATGCAAAAGGAGGCGACTGGGGGATCTGTGAGATTAGCCTCTTCAGCGGGGATGTGCTGATGAGCCAGCTACGTGCGCAGGATCATCTGTTCACCGTGCTGGAGAAAGGAGCGGAGGGAAATCAGCCGATTATTGTCGGTGCCGTGCATGAATGTCTGAACGCAAAGCTGGACTCGCTGGCCGCCATTATTGAGAAATTTTGCGAACCACAGGTGGCCATCGTTTCGCTCACCATCACCGAAAAAGGCTATTGCATCGACCCCGCAACCGGAAAGCTGGATATGCAAAACGCCCGGATTCTTCACGATCTGGAAAATCCGGCTGAACCGCATTCCGCGCCGGGGATCCTGGTCGAAGCGCTCCATCGTCGCCGCGAGCGCGGCCTGGCACCGTTCACCGTTCTGTCCTGCGACAATATCCCTGACAACGGCCACGTGGTGAAAAACGCCGTACTCGGCATGGCCCAGAAACGCTCCTCAGAGCTGGCCGGGTGGATTGACACACACGTGAGCTTCCCGGGGACAATGGTCGACAGAATTGTTCCCGCCGCCACCGATGAAACGCTTGCGGAAATTACCCGGGAACTCGGCGTTGAAGATCCGTGCGCCATCAGCTGCGAGCCGTTTATTCAGTGGGTAGTCGAAGATAACTTTGTCGCCGGACGCCCGGAATGGGATGTGGCAGGCGTCCAGCTGGTGCAGGACGTTTTACCGTGGGAACAGATGAAACTGCGGATGCTCAACGGCAGTCACTCTTTCCTGGCGTATCTGGGTTATCTCGCCGGATATCCGCATATTAATGAATGTATGCAGGACGCCAGCTTCCGCGAAGCCGCACGCCAGCTCATGCTCAATGAACAAGCCCCCACACTACGTATCACAGGCGTCGACCTCACCGCGTATGCCGACAGCCTGCTCGACCGTTTTGCCAATCCGGCGCTCCGGCACCGTACGTGGCAAATTGCGATGGACGGTAGCCAGAAGCTACCTCAGCGCATGCTGGACGGAATTCGGGTGCATCTTGAGCGTAAAAGCGCGTGGCCGCTGCTGGCGCTGGGCGTTGCAGGGTGGATACGCTACGTCAGCGGCGTTGACGAACGTGGAAACCCGATTGATGTGCGCGATCCGCTCGGCGATAAAATCCGCGCGATTGTCGAGAACACCAGCGACACGGATCGCGTCAACGCCCTGCTGGGGCTGAATGAAGTCTTTGGTCAGGATCTCCCGCTGGACAACGTCTTTGTGGATGCTGTCAACCAGGCATACCAGCGTATTGCCCGGCATGGCGCACGCCAGGCCGTTATCGAAACGTTAAATATTTAA
- the lpxT gene encoding lipid A 1-diphosphate synthase, whose translation MTTRFSLILLLNVAGLALFFSWYLPVNHGFWFPLDSAIFHFFNQALAKSPAFLWLVAVTNNRAFDGCSLLAMGCLMLSFWLKEDKSGRRHILIIGLVMLLFAVVINQLATAIIPVKRSSPTLFFTDIYRVSELLHIPTKDASRNSFPGDHGMMLLIFSTIMLRYFGKKAFAISLIIFVVFAFPRVMIGAHWFTDIAVGSLSVALIALPWCLMTPLSDRIIALFGHHLPGKMQQIKNK comes from the coding sequence ATGACGACTCGATTTTCTCTGATTTTGCTGCTTAATGTCGCCGGTCTGGCGCTCTTTTTCTCCTGGTACCTCCCGGTGAATCATGGTTTCTGGTTTCCCCTGGATTCCGCTATTTTTCATTTCTTCAACCAGGCACTGGCAAAGAGCCCGGCGTTTCTGTGGCTGGTAGCCGTGACGAATAACCGCGCCTTTGACGGCTGTTCGCTTCTGGCAATGGGCTGCCTGATGCTCTCGTTCTGGTTAAAAGAAGACAAATCAGGCCGCCGCCATATTCTGATTATTGGTCTGGTGATGCTGCTGTTTGCCGTTGTGATTAACCAGCTGGCGACGGCGATTATTCCGGTTAAGCGCTCCAGCCCAACGCTCTTTTTTACTGATATTTATCGCGTCAGTGAATTGCTGCATATTCCGACGAAAGATGCTTCCCGGAACAGTTTCCCTGGCGATCACGGAATGATGCTGCTTATTTTTTCCACAATAATGCTGCGCTATTTCGGCAAAAAAGCCTTTGCAATATCCCTGATTATTTTTGTGGTTTTTGCCTTCCCACGCGTAATGATTGGCGCACACTGGTTCACCGATATTGCCGTCGGCTCGCTCTCTGTTGCGTTGATTGCCCTGCCGTGGTGCCTGATGACACCACTCAGCGACAGGATAATAGCGCTGTTCGGGCACCATCTTCCCGGCAAAATGCAACAAATTAAAAACAAATAA
- the spr gene encoding bifunctional murein DD-endopeptidase/murein LD-carboxypeptidase, giving the protein MVKSQPILRYILRGIPAIAVAVLLSACSTSNTAKNMHPETRVVGMEDSSSLQASQDEFENMVRNLDVKSRIMDQYADWKGVRYRLGGSTKTGIDCSGFVQRTFREQFGLDLPRSTYEQQEMGKSISRTKLRTGDLVLFNAGSTGRHVGIYIGNDQFVHASTSSGVTISSMNEPYWKKRYNEARRVLTRS; this is encoded by the coding sequence ATGGTCAAATCTCAACCGATTTTGAGATATATCTTACGGGGAATCCCGGCGATAGCAGTTGCGGTACTGTTATCTGCATGTAGTACATCGAACACCGCAAAGAATATGCATCCTGAGACGCGTGTTGTGGGAATGGAAGATTCCTCTTCACTGCAAGCTTCTCAGGATGAATTTGAGAATATGGTACGTAATCTGGACGTGAAGTCCCGCATTATGGACCAGTATGCTGACTGGAAAGGCGTGCGTTATCGTCTGGGCGGCAGCACGAAAACAGGTATCGATTGTTCCGGTTTTGTACAGCGTACTTTCCGTGAGCAATTTGGGTTAGATCTTCCGCGTTCAACTTATGAACAGCAGGAGATGGGCAAGTCGATTTCACGTACCAAACTGCGCACAGGTGATTTAGTCCTGTTCAACGCGGGTTCTACAGGTCGGCATGTTGGCATCTACATTGGTAACGACCAGTTCGTGCATGCCTCCACCAGCAGCGGTGTGACCATTTCCAGCATGAACGAACCTTACTGGAAGAAACGCTACAACGAAGCTCGTCGCGTACTGACTCGCAGTTAA
- a CDS encoding phage resistance protein, whose translation MFTRYFSSNRKILILSIITGLFIALLLGSLQFFWSYHKREVRLNTLMTDLSVYMESYFDDLKTSIDTLQPLTLSTCHDVSAELTSRAAFSLNVRAFLLVRDKNAFCSSATGAMNVPMEELIPELHINKQVDMVLLQGTPMLPNKPAIAIWYRNPLVKDGGVFTSINLNLTPYLLYTERQDDFAGIAIIIDDHALSTMSSALVNVRDLPVMSARTATLKDVPLTLKLYAKAWTSEEMLYALFFGLVCGIAAGSLNFYILSTRLNPGKEILSAIKRGQFYVVYQPVVDAKELKMRGVEVLMRWKHPTMGEIPPDAFINFAEAQKLIVPLTLHLFDLIIRDAPILQSVLPQGAKLGINIAPGHLHAESFKEDMRTFNALLPPDHFQTVLEITERDMLKHREANTLFEWLHNEGFEIAIDDFGTGHSALIYLEHFTMDYIKIDRGFVNTIGMETVTSPVLDAVLMLARRLNMLTVAEGVETPEQATWLREHGVNFLQGYWISRPMPLEQFRKWQPDLPPASE comes from the coding sequence ATGTTCACCCGCTACTTCTCCAGCAATCGCAAGATACTGATCCTCAGTATTATTACAGGTCTGTTCATTGCCCTGCTCCTGGGCTCATTGCAGTTTTTCTGGAGTTACCACAAGCGGGAAGTCAGGTTAAATACCTTGATGACGGATTTGAGCGTTTACATGGAGTCGTATTTCGATGATTTGAAAACATCGATCGATACCCTCCAGCCGCTCACGCTCAGCACGTGCCACGACGTCAGTGCCGAACTCACCTCACGCGCAGCCTTTAGTCTCAATGTCCGTGCCTTTTTACTGGTCAGAGACAAAAATGCATTCTGTTCTTCAGCAACGGGGGCGATGAACGTTCCGATGGAGGAGCTCATCCCCGAGCTTCACATCAACAAGCAGGTTGATATGGTGCTGCTGCAGGGTACGCCAATGCTGCCCAATAAACCGGCTATTGCCATCTGGTATCGCAACCCTCTGGTCAAAGACGGTGGTGTGTTTACCTCGATAAATCTTAATCTGACGCCATACCTGCTTTATACCGAGCGACAGGATGATTTTGCGGGCATTGCCATCATCATTGACGACCATGCGTTATCAACGATGTCCAGTGCGCTGGTCAATGTCCGCGATTTGCCTGTGATGTCCGCCCGTACCGCCACGCTGAAAGACGTTCCCCTTACGCTTAAACTGTATGCAAAAGCATGGACGAGCGAAGAGATGCTGTACGCGCTGTTCTTCGGGCTGGTATGTGGTATCGCGGCCGGGTCGCTCAATTTCTATATCCTCAGCACGCGCCTGAACCCGGGCAAAGAGATTTTAAGCGCCATTAAACGCGGCCAGTTCTATGTGGTCTATCAGCCTGTGGTGGACGCAAAAGAGCTCAAAATGCGCGGCGTCGAGGTATTGATGCGCTGGAAACACCCCACTATGGGTGAAATCCCACCTGACGCCTTTATCAATTTTGCCGAAGCACAGAAGTTGATTGTCCCACTGACGCTGCATCTTTTTGACCTCATCATCCGCGATGCCCCCATATTGCAGAGCGTGTTACCGCAGGGTGCAAAACTGGGTATTAACATTGCGCCGGGGCACCTGCATGCAGAAAGCTTCAAAGAAGATATGCGCACCTTTAATGCCCTGCTGCCGCCGGATCATTTCCAGACTGTGCTGGAAATCACCGAGCGCGATATGCTGAAACATCGGGAAGCCAACACGCTGTTCGAGTGGCTGCACAACGAAGGGTTTGAGATTGCGATCGATGATTTTGGTACTGGCCACAGTGCGCTGATTTACCTTGAACACTTCACAATGGATTACATCAAAATCGACCGGGGTTTTGTCAACACGATTGGTATGGAAACCGTCACATCACCGGTGCTTGATGCTGTGCTGATGCTGGCAAGACGCCTGAATATGTTGACCGTCGCGGAAGGCGTGGAAACACCTGAACAGGCGACCTGGCTGCGTGAACATGGCGTTAACTTCCTGCAGGGTTACTGGATTAGCCGCCCGATGCCGCTGGAACAGTTCAGAAAATGGCAGCCAGATTTACCGCCAGCCAGTGAATAA
- a CDS encoding ABC transporter substrate-binding protein — translation MLMRFMLLLLALTSLSSQAQTIKENYAFSVIGEPKYEINFSHFDYVNPAAPKGGNVTLSATGTFDNFNRFALRGVAAARTESLYDTLFVTSDDEPGSYYPLVADNVRYADNFAWAEVSINPRARFHDGTPVSARDVAFTFHKFMTEGVPQFRLVYKGATVKAIAPLTVRIELSEPNKENMLSLFSLPVMPESFWKDHKLSDPLSTPPLAGGPYRITDWRMGQYVVYSRVKNYWAANLPVNRGRWNFDTLRYDYYLDDNVAFEAFKAGAFDLRQESSAKNWATRYIGKNFAKGYIVKDEHKNESAQDTRWLAFNIQRPVFTDRRVREAISLAFDFEWMNKALFYGAYSRANSYFQNTEYAARDYPKADELVLLAPLKAELPPEVFTTVFQPPVSNGDGYDRDNLLKASKLLDDAGWPLKNQKRVNVQTGKPLSFELLLSSGGNDQWVLPFKHNLERLGITMNIRQVDNAQITNRMRSRDYDMMQRLWPAQPWPSSDLQISWASRYIDSSYNAPGVKSPAVDALIAKIVAAQGDKDKLLPLGRALDRVLTWNYYMLPMWYMGEDRVAHWNKFSQPSIRPIYSLGFDTWWYDVNKAATLPAERR, via the coding sequence ATGCTTATGCGCTTCATGTTGCTGCTGTTGGCATTAACGAGCCTGTCCAGCCAGGCGCAAACCATCAAAGAAAACTATGCGTTTTCCGTGATTGGTGAGCCGAAGTACGAGATTAACTTTTCGCATTTCGATTACGTTAACCCGGCCGCCCCCAAAGGCGGGAATGTAACACTCTCTGCCACGGGGACGTTCGACAATTTTAACCGTTTCGCCCTGCGTGGCGTGGCCGCTGCACGGACAGAATCCCTTTACGACACGCTCTTTGTTACCTCTGACGATGAACCCGGTAGTTACTACCCGCTGGTGGCCGATAACGTTCGTTACGCGGATAATTTTGCCTGGGCTGAAGTCTCGATTAACCCCCGGGCGCGTTTCCATGACGGTACACCGGTTAGCGCCCGCGATGTGGCCTTCACCTTCCATAAATTTATGACAGAAGGTGTTCCTCAGTTCCGCCTGGTGTACAAAGGCGCAACGGTCAAGGCCATCGCCCCACTCACCGTACGTATCGAACTGAGCGAGCCGAATAAAGAGAACATGCTCAGCCTGTTCTCGCTGCCCGTCATGCCGGAATCGTTCTGGAAAGATCACAAGCTTAGTGACCCTCTCTCCACGCCGCCACTGGCGGGAGGCCCCTACCGTATTACCGACTGGCGTATGGGGCAATATGTGGTCTATTCCCGTGTCAAAAACTACTGGGCGGCAAACCTGCCGGTAAACCGGGGCCGCTGGAACTTCGACACCCTTCGCTACGATTACTATCTCGACGACAACGTGGCATTTGAGGCGTTTAAAGCCGGAGCCTTCGATCTACGCCAGGAGAGCAGTGCCAAAAACTGGGCAACACGTTATATCGGGAAAAACTTCGCAAAAGGTTACATCGTCAAAGACGAGCACAAAAATGAGTCCGCTCAGGATACGCGCTGGCTGGCGTTTAATATTCAGCGCCCGGTGTTTACCGACCGTCGGGTTCGGGAAGCTATTTCTCTGGCGTTTGACTTCGAATGGATGAACAAGGCGCTGTTTTACGGAGCCTACAGCCGTGCCAACAGTTATTTCCAGAATACCGAATATGCCGCACGGGATTACCCAAAGGCTGACGAGCTGGTCCTGCTGGCCCCGCTAAAAGCTGAACTGCCGCCAGAGGTGTTCACCACGGTGTTTCAGCCCCCGGTGTCGAACGGAGACGGTTACGACCGCGATAACCTGCTAAAGGCCAGCAAGCTACTGGATGACGCGGGCTGGCCGTTGAAAAACCAGAAACGCGTGAATGTACAAACGGGTAAACCTCTGAGTTTTGAGCTGCTGCTCTCGTCCGGCGGTAACGATCAGTGGGTGCTGCCGTTTAAGCATAATCTTGAGCGCCTGGGGATCACCATGAATATTCGCCAGGTAGATAATGCGCAAATCACCAACCGCATGCGCAGCCGCGATTACGACATGATGCAGCGCCTGTGGCCCGCGCAGCCGTGGCCAAGCTCTGACCTGCAAATTTCCTGGGCATCCCGTTATATCGACTCCTCCTACAATGCGCCTGGCGTCAAAAGCCCGGCGGTTGATGCACTGATTGCGAAAATCGTGGCAGCGCAGGGTGATAAAGACAAACTCCTGCCTCTGGGGCGCGCCCTCGACCGGGTCTTAACCTGGAATTACTACATGCTGCCCATGTGGTATATGGGCGAAGACCGTGTTGCCCACTGGAACAAGTTCTCTCAGCCCTCCATCCGCCCTATCTATTCGCTGGGCTTTGACACCTGGTGGTATGACGTCAACAAAGCCGCCACACTCCCCGCTGAGCGACGCTAA
- a CDS encoding microcin C ABC transporter permease YejB: MGAYLIRRLLLVIPTLWAIITINFFIVQIAPGGPVDQAIAAIEFGNGGGMPGGGGEGMGASHARTGVSNISESHYRGGRGLDPEVIAEITHRYGFDKPIHERYFNMLWNYIRFDFGDSLFRSASVLTLIKQSLPVSVTLGLWGTLIIYLVSIPLGIRKAVYNGSRFDIWSSTFIIIGYAIPAFLFAVLLIVFFAGGSYFDIFPLRGLVSADFSTLPWYKKITDYFWHITLPVLATVIGGFAALTMLTKNAFLDEIRKQYVVTARAKGVGEKQIMWKHVFRNAMLLVIAGFPATFISMFFTGSLLIEVMFSLNGLGLLGYEATVSRDYPVMFGTLYIFTLIGLLLNIISDISYTLVDPRIDFEGR; the protein is encoded by the coding sequence ATGGGTGCTTATCTGATCCGCCGCCTGCTACTGGTTATCCCGACCCTGTGGGCGATTATCACGATTAACTTTTTTATCGTGCAAATCGCTCCCGGTGGCCCGGTCGATCAGGCCATCGCGGCCATTGAATTTGGCAACGGCGGCGGTATGCCAGGCGGTGGTGGCGAAGGGATGGGAGCGAGCCACGCCAGAACCGGCGTCAGTAATATCAGCGAAAGTCATTATCGGGGCGGACGCGGGCTGGATCCGGAAGTGATCGCCGAGATCACCCATCGCTATGGCTTTGATAAACCAATTCACGAGCGTTATTTCAACATGCTCTGGAATTACATCCGTTTTGATTTTGGCGACAGTCTGTTCCGCAGTGCATCAGTCTTAACGTTGATCAAGCAAAGCCTGCCCGTATCCGTCACGCTGGGATTGTGGGGTACGCTGATTATCTACCTGGTCTCCATTCCACTGGGTATCCGTAAAGCGGTTTACAACGGCAGCCGCTTTGATATCTGGAGCAGTACGTTCATCATCATCGGTTATGCCATCCCGGCCTTCCTGTTTGCCGTCCTGCTGATTGTCTTTTTTGCCGGTGGCAGCTATTTCGATATCTTCCCACTGCGGGGATTAGTGTCGGCGGATTTCAGCACCCTGCCGTGGTACAAAAAAATCACCGACTATTTCTGGCATATCACGCTGCCGGTTCTTGCAACGGTCATTGGGGGATTCGCGGCCCTGACCATGTTGACCAAAAACGCCTTTCTCGATGAAATTCGCAAACAATACGTTGTCACCGCGCGCGCGAAGGGGGTCGGTGAAAAGCAGATTATGTGGAAGCACGTTTTCCGCAACGCCATGCTGCTGGTGATTGCCGGATTCCCGGCCACGTTCATCAGTATGTTTTTTACCGGCTCGCTGCTGATAGAGGTGATGTTCTCGCTGAACGGGTTGGGATTGTTGGGTTATGAGGCCACCGTGTCACGTGATTATCCGGTGATGTTTGGCACACTCTATATTTTCACCCTGATTGGCCTGCTGCTGAATATCATCAGTGATATCAGCTATACGCTGGTCGATCCCCGAATCGATTTTGAGGGCCGCTGA
- a CDS encoding microcin C ABC transporter permease, which produces MPRLSPVNQARWARFRHNRRGYWSLWIFAVLFVLSMCSELIANDKPLLVHFNDRWYVPVLANYSESDFGGPFATPAEYQDPWLRKQIEQHGWALWAPVRFGANSINFATASPFPSPPSTQNWLGTDANGGDVLARILYGTRISILFGLMLTLFSSVMGVVAGAVQGYYGGKIDLWGQRVIEVWSGMPTLFLIILLSSVVQPNFWWLLGITVLFGWMALVGVVRAEFLRTRNFDYIRAAQALGVSDRGIIFRHMLPNAVVATLTFLPFILCSSITTLTSLDFLGFGLPLGSPSLGELLLQGKNNLQAPWLGITAFLSVAVLLSLLIFIGEAVRDAFDPNKAE; this is translated from the coding sequence ATGCCGCGTTTAAGCCCCGTCAACCAGGCCCGCTGGGCCCGTTTTCGCCACAATCGTCGTGGCTACTGGTCGCTGTGGATCTTTGCCGTCCTGTTTGTCCTCAGCATGTGTTCTGAACTGATTGCCAACGATAAACCCCTGCTGGTGCATTTTAACGACCGCTGGTATGTCCCCGTGCTCGCCAACTACAGTGAAAGCGACTTTGGTGGCCCTTTTGCGACACCTGCGGAGTACCAGGATCCGTGGCTTCGCAAACAGATTGAGCAACACGGCTGGGCGCTCTGGGCACCGGTACGGTTTGGGGCAAACAGCATTAACTTTGCCACTGCCAGCCCCTTCCCTTCACCGCCCTCCACGCAAAACTGGCTGGGAACGGATGCCAACGGTGGCGATGTGCTGGCGCGCATTCTTTACGGTACGCGCATCTCCATCCTCTTTGGGCTGATGCTGACGCTTTTTTCCAGCGTGATGGGCGTCGTGGCGGGGGCCGTTCAGGGTTACTACGGCGGAAAAATTGACCTCTGGGGTCAGCGTGTCATTGAAGTGTGGTCAGGTATGCCGACGTTGTTTCTGATCATCCTGCTTTCAAGCGTGGTACAGCCGAATTTCTGGTGGCTGCTGGGGATCACCGTCCTGTTCGGCTGGATGGCGCTGGTGGGAGTCGTCCGTGCAGAATTTCTGCGTACGCGTAATTTTGACTATATTCGTGCCGCACAGGCACTTGGGGTTAGCGACCGCGGGATCATCTTCCGTCATATGCTCCCTAACGCCGTGGTCGCGACCCTGACCTTCCTGCCCTTTATTCTGTGCAGCTCCATCACCACCCTCACCTCGCTCGATTTCCTCGGCTTCGGGTTACCGCTTGGCTCTCCATCGCTCGGCGAGCTGTTGCTGCAGGGAAAAAACAACCTGCAGGCCCCCTGGCTTGGCATCACCGCCTTTCTCTCTGTGGCTGTGCTGCTTTCGCTGCTGATCTTTATTGGCGAAGCCGTGCGCGATGCTTTTGATCCCAACAAGGCGGAATAA